Proteins co-encoded in one Kribbella qitaiheensis genomic window:
- a CDS encoding SRPBCC domain-containing protein gives MTGYLATAETEISASPAQVWEVLTDPEQIKKFMFGAEVKTDWQPGSPITWQGVYEGKDYEDKGEILEVDPGRLLKMTHYSPLTGQPDVPENYHTLTYELAERGTSTHLSLSQDNNASEEEAEHSRGMWEMLVNGVKEATERG, from the coding sequence ATGACTGGCTATCTGGCCACCGCCGAGACCGAGATCAGCGCTTCCCCCGCCCAGGTGTGGGAAGTACTGACGGATCCCGAGCAGATCAAGAAGTTCATGTTCGGGGCAGAGGTGAAGACCGACTGGCAGCCGGGCAGCCCGATCACCTGGCAGGGCGTCTACGAGGGCAAGGACTACGAGGACAAGGGCGAGATCCTCGAGGTCGATCCCGGCCGGTTGCTGAAAATGACCCACTACAGTCCGCTGACCGGCCAGCCGGATGTGCCGGAGAACTATCACACGCTTACCTACGAACTGGCTGAGCGCGGTACTTCGACACACCTTTCCCTCAGCCAGGACAACAACGCCAGCGAGGAAGAGGCCGAGCACTCGCGTGGGATGTGGGAGATGCTCGTCAACGGCGTCAAGGAAGCCACCGAACGCGGCTGA
- a CDS encoding nitroreductase family protein, whose amino-acid sequence MTRPGPVPDEIRERILENGLRAPSGGFSQGWAFLTLEGDDRDRYWGIAAEDPDPKYVEWVTGLRRAPLLIFAFAHKDAYLDRYTEPDKGWTDRDESHWTAPYWYIDTGMAALLMLQTVVDEGLAACLFGPPADKVGRLKAEFGVPAGFDPIGVISIGYRAPDKRSPSLKRGRRSTAEVVHRGQWGRHDE is encoded by the coding sequence ATGACCCGTCCCGGGCCGGTACCGGACGAGATCCGGGAAAGGATCTTGGAAAACGGTCTCCGGGCGCCTTCCGGTGGTTTCAGCCAAGGGTGGGCGTTCCTGACCCTCGAAGGCGACGATCGGGACCGCTATTGGGGCATCGCGGCCGAGGATCCCGACCCGAAGTATGTGGAGTGGGTCACAGGGTTGCGCCGGGCGCCGCTGCTGATCTTCGCCTTTGCTCACAAGGACGCATACCTCGACCGGTACACCGAGCCGGACAAGGGCTGGACTGACCGCGACGAGTCGCACTGGACTGCGCCGTACTGGTACATCGACACCGGCATGGCGGCCCTGCTGATGTTGCAGACCGTGGTCGACGAAGGCTTGGCTGCTTGCCTTTTCGGTCCTCCCGCCGACAAGGTCGGCCGGCTGAAGGCGGAGTTCGGCGTACCGGCGGGCTTCGATCCGATCGGGGTCATCTCGATCGGTTACCGGGCTCCCGACAAGCGGTCCCCGTCGCTCAAGCGAGGGCGTCGCAGTACTGCTGAAGTGGTCCATCGGGGGCAGTGGGGCCGTCACGACGAGTGA
- a CDS encoding TatD family hydrolase — MSTDNVEVERPTRERAAIGEDGRSRDRTRPAVPDPLPMSVVDAHCHLDIADGEDGAWLGAAQAIKLAASVGVTRIVQVGCDLPGALWAVEAAEQYPNLIAGVALHPNEAPRLKAAGELDSALAEIERLAQSSAKVRVIGETGLDYFRTGEDGRAAQHESFAAHIELAKRLDKTLMIHDRDAHDDILAILDREGVPDRVVMHCFSGDTEFARKCVERGAFLSFAGVVTFKNAQSLRDALAVTPLNRILVETDAPYLTPSPHRGQPNASYLIPHTVRKMAGVLNISVAELCEALSTNANNAFGGAW; from the coding sequence ATGTCTACCGACAATGTGGAGGTCGAGCGTCCGACGCGGGAACGCGCTGCCATCGGAGAGGACGGGCGGTCCCGGGACCGGACCCGGCCCGCGGTGCCGGATCCGTTGCCGATGAGCGTGGTCGACGCGCACTGCCACCTGGACATCGCGGACGGCGAGGACGGCGCCTGGCTGGGGGCCGCCCAGGCGATCAAGCTGGCCGCGTCGGTCGGCGTGACCCGGATCGTTCAGGTGGGCTGCGACCTGCCGGGCGCGCTCTGGGCCGTCGAAGCCGCCGAGCAGTACCCGAACCTGATCGCGGGCGTCGCGCTGCACCCGAACGAGGCGCCGCGGCTCAAGGCCGCCGGTGAGCTCGACAGCGCGCTGGCCGAGATCGAGCGGCTGGCTCAATCCTCGGCCAAGGTTCGGGTGATCGGTGAGACCGGGCTGGACTACTTCCGGACCGGCGAGGACGGCCGCGCCGCGCAGCACGAGTCGTTCGCCGCGCACATCGAACTGGCGAAGCGGCTCGACAAGACGCTGATGATCCACGACCGGGACGCGCACGACGACATCCTCGCCATCCTGGACCGCGAAGGCGTGCCGGACCGGGTGGTGATGCACTGCTTCTCCGGCGACACCGAGTTCGCCCGGAAGTGTGTCGAGCGCGGGGCGTTCCTCAGCTTCGCCGGGGTGGTCACCTTCAAGAACGCGCAGTCGCTGCGGGACGCGCTCGCGGTGACGCCGCTGAACAGGATCCTGGTCGAGACGGACGCGCCGTACCTGACGCCGTCGCCGCATCGCGGACAGCCCAACGCGTCGTACCTGATCCCGCACACCGTCCGGAAGATGGCCGGTGTCCTGAACATCTCCGTCGCCGAACTCTGCGAAGCCCTGTCCACCAACGCGAACAACGCCTTCGGTGGCGCCTGGTAG
- a CDS encoding resuscitation-promoting factor: MRKSIIAAVGATAVLAVVGGSVAYASKSKTVSLSIDGQVQKVHTFGSTVGDALQAKKIQVGERDLVAPALDAKLQDGQEIAVQYGRQLTVNADGTKKSFWTTADSVNEALADLGLRYDGAFLSTSRSAPIGRQGLELEVRTAKVVQFVRQGKAVTVKSMAMTVAEALKGAGVSYDADDRITPATATALKPGVVNRITVVKVEVKNVSSLESIAFGKKETKSATMAEGDTKTTTKGTAGKKSVSKILTYVDGKLTSTKIVASKVIAAPVDELVTVGTKKAETGETSTPPTGNTGAWDRIAECESGGNWSIASGNGYYGGLQFDHGTWVAYGGDAYANNANGASKAQQIAIAEKVKADRGGYGAWPVCGKRA; this comes from the coding sequence GTGCGCAAGTCCATCATCGCGGCTGTCGGTGCGACGGCTGTGTTAGCCGTCGTGGGCGGCAGCGTGGCTTATGCCAGTAAGAGCAAGACTGTGAGTCTGTCCATCGACGGGCAGGTGCAGAAGGTCCACACCTTCGGTTCCACCGTCGGCGACGCTCTGCAGGCCAAGAAGATCCAGGTCGGCGAGCGCGACCTGGTGGCTCCGGCTCTGGACGCCAAGCTCCAGGACGGCCAGGAGATCGCGGTGCAGTACGGCCGCCAGCTCACTGTGAACGCCGACGGCACCAAGAAGAGCTTCTGGACCACGGCCGACAGCGTGAACGAGGCGCTGGCCGACCTGGGCCTGCGCTACGACGGCGCGTTCCTCTCGACCAGCCGGAGCGCCCCGATCGGGCGTCAGGGCCTGGAGCTGGAGGTCCGGACCGCGAAGGTCGTCCAGTTCGTCCGGCAGGGCAAGGCCGTCACGGTGAAGTCGATGGCGATGACCGTGGCCGAGGCGCTCAAGGGTGCCGGAGTCTCCTACGACGCCGACGACCGGATCACTCCGGCGACCGCCACCGCGCTGAAGCCCGGTGTCGTCAACCGGATCACCGTGGTCAAGGTCGAGGTCAAGAACGTCAGCAGCCTCGAGTCGATCGCCTTCGGCAAGAAGGAAACGAAGTCGGCGACGATGGCCGAGGGCGACACCAAGACGACCACCAAGGGCACGGCCGGCAAGAAGTCGGTCAGCAAGATCCTGACGTACGTCGACGGCAAGCTGACCAGCACCAAGATCGTCGCCAGCAAGGTCATCGCGGCGCCGGTCGACGAGCTCGTCACGGTCGGCACCAAGAAGGCCGAGACCGGCGAAACCAGTACCCCGCCCACCGGTAACACCGGTGCCTGGGACCGGATCGCCGAGTGCGAGTCCGGCGGCAACTGGTCGATCGCCAGCGGCAACGGCTACTACGGTGGTCTGCAGTTCGATCACGGCACCTGGGTGGCGTACGGCGGCGACGCCTACGCGAACAACGCCAACGGTGCTTCGAAGGCTCAGCAGATCGCGATCGCGGAGAAGGTCAAGGCCGACCGCGGTGGCTACGGTGCCTGGCCGGTCTGCGGTAAGCGGGCCTGA